ACCTCATTCCTTACTGCTCCAGTCGGTGAGGACCCTGAAGAGGACGAAGACGAGGAAGAAGACGACGACCCCGTCGATGATGACGACCCCGTCGATGATGACGACGAGGAAGAAGACGAAGACGAGGAAGAAGACGAAGACCCCGATCCTGAACCTGAACGAGAAACCATCGAAGCAGGAGATGAGGGAGAAGAGCTTGAACCTTCTGCTCCTGATGCTCCTACTGAATTCATTGCAGGTAGTGGCGATGATACAATGACTGGTAGCACTGGCCCTGATATTTATGACTTAACTGCAGGAGGAGCAAATACCGTACAGGGGACAGTAGAACAACTTGATGATGATACGATTGTTGAATTTGATCCCGATGATCTCTTGAGGGTTATAGACGAGACCTTTGGAGAAGATCAGCTAACAGTAACTGAAGGGTCAGCCATCCTTGAAATTGACGCTAACGATGATGGGGAAACTGATTCCACTGTTACTCTAGAAGGAGAAAGAGATTACTTGGATGGAGAATTTCTCACTGAACAAGTAGGAGATGATACTGAGATTAACTTTGAACCTGAACCCGCTCCTGAGTTACCTGACATTCCCCTTACAGTCAACTTAGAACTTATCTTTAACGAATCATTCTACCTAGAGCAAAATCCAGATGTTGCCGAGGCCGTAGAAGAAGATGGTTTCTTTGACTCAGGATTAGACCATTTTCAGCAATTTGGATTGGGAGAAAATCGAAGCCCAACAGAGGTTTTAGAAAACTTTGACCCGACTAGCTATCTCAGTGAAAACTCAGATGTGGATGATGCAGTAGGAGAAGATGAGATTTTTCAAAGTGCCCTTGACCACTATCTCAATCATGGTTTTAAAGAACCACGAGAAGGAAGCAATATTGCTTATGATGAAGCCTTCTACTTGAATGAACATTCTGATGTTCTGGGCGCAGTAGAAGGTGATGCTTTCGGCTCAGGATTTGAACATTTTGCCTTGCATGGTGCAGAAGAAAATCGAGCTGCTACTACACAAGAGTTAGATGCTGAAACAACAATTCTCTAGCTATACCATCCGATAAACTAGTGCTACTAGACGATCCCCCCAAAACCCCTTAATAAAGCAGGGCAAAGGGGGGACTTACTGTAACTATCGTTATCAGAATTAGTATTACGAACTTGCAAAAACTGTATAAATCTTTCTAAAGGTTTGCACTAGCGCGATCGCGCTTTGGCAAGTAGTTTCCCTACATTGCGCCCCGAATACTTTGGCTCCTGTCAAGAAACATCTCGAAATGTTAAGCCAAATCAGTAGCAACAAAACTTTTTACAATGGGAGAAAAGCTGTCGTTATGATAACTCTCTAAAGTAAAAGACTAATGCCTAACGCTCCTCAATATCTTACTGGGAATCAAATTCGCCAAACCTTCCTTGACTTTTACGCCAAACGCGGACACGAAGTTTTACCCAGTGCGTCTTTAGTACCAGAAGACCCCACTGTATTACTAACCATTGCAGGAATGCTTCCATTTAAGCCCATTTTTCTGGGACAAAAAGAAGCCCCCTACGATCGCGCTACCACGTCTCAGAAATGTATTCGCACCAATGATATTGAAAATGTGGGACGCACGAAACGTCACCATACTTTCTTTGAGATGTTAGGGAATTTTAGTTTTGGGGATTACTTTAAGAAAGAGGCGATTAAATGGGCTTGGGAACTCTCAACAGAGGGCTTTGGACTCGATCCAGAACGTCTCTATCCCAGTGTTTACAAAGATGATGAAGAAGCCTTTGCCATTTGGCGCGATGAAATTGGCGTTCCTAGCCACCGTATTCAACGCATGGGAGAGGAAGATAATTTTTGGGCAGCTGGCCCCACTGGCCCCTGTGGTCCCTGTTCTGAAATATATTATGACTTTTATCCCGAATTAGGCGACAAAGATATTGATTTAGAAGATGATTCGCGCTTTATTGAATTTTATAATCTCGTGTTTATGCAGTTTAATCGGGATAGTGAGGGGAATTTAACCCCCCTGCAAAATCAAAATATTGACACGGGGTTAGGCTTGGAACGCATGGCGCAGATTCTCCAAGATGTTCCAAATAATTACGAAACTGATTTAATTTTCCCCATTATTAAAACCGCTGCTGAAATTGCCAATATTGACTATAACCAAGCTGATGAAAAACAAAAAGTTTCTCTAAAAGTCATTGGCGATCATGTTCGCGCTGTGGTTCACATGATTGCTGATGGAATTACTGCGTCTAATTTAGGACGAGGCTATATTTTGCGCCGTCTCATTCGTCGGGTTGTGCGTCATGGACAGTTATTAGGGATTAATAAGGCGTTTACCCCAGAAGTTGCTGAAAGCGCGATCGCGCTAATGGAAGACCATTATTCTAATCTTCGTGAGGGAGAAGACTTAATTAAACAAGAATTACAACGAGAAGAGTCTCGCTTCTTAGAAACCCTAGAAAGAGGGGAAAAAATGTTAGGAGAAATCCTCGCCAAGGAAACCGAACAAATTTCTGGAAAAGATGCGTTTGTTCTCTATGATACGTATGGTTTCCCCTTAGAATTAACCCAAGAAGTGGCGGAAGAAAAAGGGTTAACGGTTGATCTTGATGGTTTTGAAGTAGAAATGGAAAAACAACGACAGCGATCGCAGGCAGCCCAGGAAACTATTGATTTAACTGTACAAGGCAGTTTAGACGAATTAGCACAAAAAGTTCATCCCACCGAATTTGTTGGTTATAGTCATCCCCATACCGCAGCGAAAGTGGAAGCAATTTTAGTGCAAGGGAAAACTGTCGAAGAAGCCGAAGCTGGTGATGAAGTGCAGTTAATTCTCAATGAAACTCCCTTTTATGCTGAATCTGGGGGACAAATCGGCGATCGCGGCTATCTCTCTGGAGATAATCTTTTAGTCCGAATTGAAGATGTGCAACAAGAGTCCAGTCTCTTTGTTCATTTTGGGCGTATGGAACGGGGAATCTTGCGAGTAGGAGACACCGTAACCGCTACCATCGATCGCGCTTGTCGTCGTCGCGCCCAAGCCCATCATACTGCGACTCATCTTTTACACGCTGCCCTGAAACAAATTATTGATCCCTCTGTTTCCCAAGCTGGTTCTTTAGTCGCCTTTGATCGCCTGCGGTTTGATTTTAACTGTCCCCGTCAAATTACCCCTGACGAATTACAACAAATTGAAGATACCATTAATACTTGGATCGCCGAAGCCCATGACACGCAGTCGGATGTGATGCCCTTTGATGAAGCCAAAGCCAAAGGCGCGATCGCGATGTTTGGGGAAAAATATGATGATGTTGTCCGCGTCATTGATGTTCCCGGTGTCTCTATGGAATTATGTGGCGGTACTCATGTTAATAACACTGCCGAAATTGGGCTTTTCAAAATCATCTCTGAAACAGGCATTTCTTCAGGAATCCGTCGCATAGAAGCTGTTGCTGGGCCAGCCGTTCTAGAATATCTCAATGTTCGAGATAAAATTGTTCGTGACCTGAGCAAACAATTCAAAGTTCAACCAGAGGAAGTTCCCCAGCGTATTCAAACCCTACAATCAGAACTGAAAAATACTCAGAAGCAACTAGAAGCCGTCAAACAAGAACTTGCTTTAGCAAAATCTGATCAACTGCTAGCCCAAGCTAAAACCGTGGGAGATTTCCAAGTTTTAGTGGCACAAGTGGAAGAAATGGACGCAAAAGCCCTACAAACCGCTGCCGAACGCTTACAGCAAAAATTAGGAGAAGCAGCCGTTGTTTTAGGGTCAATTCCTGCAGAAGGAAAGGTAAGTTTAGTCGCTGCTTTTAGTCCGCAAGTGATTGAAAAAGGATTACAAGCTGGAAAATTTATCGGCAGTATTGCTAAAATCTGTGGCGGTGGCGGCGGTGGTCGTCCGAATCTTGCGCAAGCTGGCGGTAAAGATGGCTCTAAGCTACCAGAAGCATTAGAAGCGGCGCAAAACCAATTGCAAGAACAATTAACCAATTAGGAGGTATATAACAATCCTCAATCAGTTGTAAATTTTTAGTTGGGATCCCCCCTTGCCCTCAGTAAGTGGGGGGAAGCCTTCGGCACGGCTTTCAGCCTACGTAATGTTGAGCTAGTTTTTACAAATGAGATTATATTGCTATAGCGTTTTCAAATTCAATATAAATAGTAGTGCGAGCATCTTGCTCGCTTTTGAAGAATAATAGTTTACAACTCATCTGAAAATGCTATATATCAGTAACAAATAACAAATAACCAATATATGATTATTGAAGTCTGGAGTCAGGATATCGCGAATATTGTTCGCATTCTTAACAATTTAATGATTAGTTTTTGTCAATTATTATCATTAATGATCATTTTTTTCGGAGTGGTGCGAGCATTAATTATTTATGTGGGGGATGGGTTATTTCGGGGAAAAGCCATTACAGCGTTTCAGGAAAGTCGCTTATCTATGAGTTATTCCTTTTCTTTAGGGTTAAGTTTTTTAATTGGGGCAAGTATTCTTAAAACAACCGCTTCTAGTCAGTGGGAGGATTTTGCTCAACTAACAGCAATTATCACCGTGAGAACTGTTCTTAACTTACTCTTAGAACGAGCCATTAAACAGGGTAAGACTTCTATAGAAAAGGAAGCCGCTCCGCCGATT
This window of the Euhalothece natronophila Z-M001 genome carries:
- the alaS gene encoding alanine--tRNA ligase — its product is MPNAPQYLTGNQIRQTFLDFYAKRGHEVLPSASLVPEDPTVLLTIAGMLPFKPIFLGQKEAPYDRATTSQKCIRTNDIENVGRTKRHHTFFEMLGNFSFGDYFKKEAIKWAWELSTEGFGLDPERLYPSVYKDDEEAFAIWRDEIGVPSHRIQRMGEEDNFWAAGPTGPCGPCSEIYYDFYPELGDKDIDLEDDSRFIEFYNLVFMQFNRDSEGNLTPLQNQNIDTGLGLERMAQILQDVPNNYETDLIFPIIKTAAEIANIDYNQADEKQKVSLKVIGDHVRAVVHMIADGITASNLGRGYILRRLIRRVVRHGQLLGINKAFTPEVAESAIALMEDHYSNLREGEDLIKQELQREESRFLETLERGEKMLGEILAKETEQISGKDAFVLYDTYGFPLELTQEVAEEKGLTVDLDGFEVEMEKQRQRSQAAQETIDLTVQGSLDELAQKVHPTEFVGYSHPHTAAKVEAILVQGKTVEEAEAGDEVQLILNETPFYAESGGQIGDRGYLSGDNLLVRIEDVQQESSLFVHFGRMERGILRVGDTVTATIDRACRRRAQAHHTATHLLHAALKQIIDPSVSQAGSLVAFDRLRFDFNCPRQITPDELQQIEDTINTWIAEAHDTQSDVMPFDEAKAKGAIAMFGEKYDDVVRVIDVPGVSMELCGGTHVNNTAEIGLFKIISETGISSGIRRIEAVAGPAVLEYLNVRDKIVRDLSKQFKVQPEEVPQRIQTLQSELKNTQKQLEAVKQELALAKSDQLLAQAKTVGDFQVLVAQVEEMDAKALQTAAERLQQKLGEAAVVLGSIPAEGKVSLVAAFSPQVIEKGLQAGKFIGSIAKICGGGGGGRPNLAQAGGKDGSKLPEALEAAQNQLQEQLTN
- a CDS encoding DUF1622 domain-containing protein, which codes for MIIEVWSQDIANIVRILNNLMISFCQLLSLMIIFFGVVRALIIYVGDGLFRGKAITAFQESRLSMSYSFSLGLSFLIGASILKTTASSQWEDFAQLTAIITVRTVLNLLLERAIKQGKTSIEKEAAPPI